A genomic region of Bacteroides acidifaciens contains the following coding sequences:
- a CDS encoding RagB/SusD family nutrient uptake outer membrane protein, protein MKTKILLLAGMCLGLAACESMDLVPRSQGNTESWYTTETELRLASNDFYILGYWQEPLSSSEQWSDNTTYRQTNRNPGSGGTILDGTMNGQQYEVYTLWQQSFKLIARANTMLENIHKAKGSVSQEVYDRYAGEAYFCRACKYAELIFFYGDVPYQEETITISEALQRGRKPKAEVIPLVYADFDKAIAGLPESYGQGENIHATKGAALAMKARFALYMGDYEIAAQAAKACMDLKLYSLEPDYAKLFKQSTKLNDEKVFVIPRSIENSVILDSWIVKNGLPRNAGGYGSYNPSWDLFASYLCTDGLPIDESQLFDPRNPFKNRDPRCAMTIVEFNTEHCGFEYDPSPAAKTVMNYTTGKMQSNQDTRIVNQYSSYTGLLWKKGIDASWTVDQKVEQDYIIIRYADVLLIYAEAMIELNRIDDSVLKAINMVRARAYGVNVTATGSYPAVTTTDQTELRRALRIERRMEFAMENQRLQDLMRWKLAGKALNGYNYIMLINPTELLNNVVNKNLWFWGMTPQIDEDGLADFSALFNAGYCSQGAKRIFPEREYLWPLPTHDVELCPNLLPNNPGY, encoded by the coding sequence ATGAAAACAAAGATATTATTATTAGCCGGAATGTGCCTGGGGCTTGCTGCTTGTGAGAGTATGGACCTGGTACCAAGATCACAAGGTAATACCGAATCATGGTACACAACCGAAACAGAATTACGCCTGGCTTCCAATGACTTTTACATTTTGGGTTATTGGCAAGAACCTCTTAGTTCGTCCGAACAGTGGTCGGATAACACTACCTATCGTCAGACGAACCGTAATCCGGGAAGTGGCGGAACCATACTTGATGGAACCATGAACGGTCAGCAGTACGAAGTATATACCTTGTGGCAACAATCATTCAAACTCATTGCCCGCGCCAACACAATGCTTGAGAATATTCACAAGGCAAAGGGCTCTGTGAGTCAGGAAGTATACGATCGCTATGCCGGTGAGGCTTACTTCTGCCGTGCCTGCAAATATGCCGAATTGATTTTCTTTTATGGTGATGTACCCTATCAAGAGGAGACTATTACCATTTCCGAAGCTTTGCAGCGTGGTCGCAAGCCTAAAGCAGAAGTGATACCTTTGGTGTATGCTGATTTTGATAAAGCGATAGCCGGTTTGCCCGAAAGCTATGGACAAGGTGAGAATATACATGCCACCAAAGGTGCGGCGCTGGCTATGAAGGCACGTTTTGCCCTCTATATGGGTGACTATGAAATAGCTGCTCAAGCTGCCAAGGCTTGTATGGATCTCAAGCTTTATTCTTTGGAGCCCGACTATGCCAAGCTTTTCAAGCAGAGCACCAAACTGAATGATGAGAAGGTGTTTGTGATACCTCGCTCTATTGAAAACAGTGTGATACTCGACTCTTGGATTGTGAAGAACGGTCTTCCCCGTAATGCCGGAGGATATGGTTCATATAATCCTTCATGGGACCTCTTCGCTTCATACCTCTGTACCGACGGACTACCTATCGACGAGTCTCAGTTGTTCGACCCCCGCAATCCGTTTAAGAACCGCGACCCGCGCTGTGCGATGACTATTGTTGAGTTCAACACCGAGCACTGTGGCTTTGAGTACGATCCCAGTCCCGCTGCTAAAACTGTGATGAACTACACCACAGGTAAAATGCAAAGCAACCAGGATACCCGTATTGTGAATCAATATAGCTCATATACGGGATTGTTATGGAAGAAAGGTATTGATGCTTCCTGGACAGTAGACCAGAAGGTAGAGCAGGACTACATCATCATACGTTACGCAGATGTACTGTTGATTTATGCCGAAGCCATGATAGAACTGAACCGGATTGACGACAGTGTATTGAAAGCTATCAATATGGTACGTGCCCGCGCTTATGGCGTAAATGTAACGGCAACCGGCAGCTATCCTGCCGTGACCACTACCGACCAGACAGAGTTGCGTCGTGCTTTGCGTATAGAACGCCGTATGGAGTTTGCCATGGAGAACCAACGTTTGCAAGATTTGATGCGTTGGAAATTGGCAGGAAAAGCATTGAACGGTTACAACTATATCATGCTAATCAATCCTACGGAACTACTGAACAATGTAGTGAACAAGAACCTCTGGTTCTGGGGAATGACCCCACAAATCGACGAAGATGGTCTAGCTGACTTTTCAGCTCTCTTCAATGCCGGCTATTGCTCGCAGGGTGCCAAGCGCATCTTCCCCGAGCGCGAATACTTGTGGCCGCTGCCTACACATGATGTGGAATTGTGTCCCAACTTATTGCCCAACAATCCGGGTTATTAA